The Pseudomonas marvdashtae nucleotide sequence GTTGATCATGGCGTCGGCTGAGGCCAGGGTTTCGCTGAGGTTGGCCAGCAGGCTTTCGGTGTCGATGCCGTCTACGATGGTGAAGAGCTGGCCTGGCGACGGTTTATTCTCGGATTTGGCCTGTTTGGGGTTCAGGTAGTAATCGAGCGCGCGATCAGAAGCTTCCTGGAGTTTCTTGGGGTCGGTTTCTGGTTCTGGCGGGTTAGGTGTGACCTTGTGCATGGTTGACGCTCCTTGATTGATGGAGCCGCCAGACATCGCTGCTAAACGAGAAGGGTGGCGGCAGTACGCGGGTTAGCAGACCAGGAATCAAGGGACCCGGCGCACCGAAGTGCCCCACGCACAGCCGCCATAAAGCGGAGCTGCGTGCCTTGATAGTATGCCGAGCTGCTAAACCCGATCGCTGAACTGACAGCGACCCGCAAACGTTAGAGCCCAGGGCCAAGGCGCACAAGCCGGCGGATTCTGGCGTAGTTGTAGGCAATGGCGCAAGACTCCGTAGCCTTGGGATGACGGATTATGGGACGCAGGTATTTTTGTATGTATATCCGTTATTTAGGTAACGGCTGCTTATGGTTCCGTCCTTACGACGGCTCACTTTTGAGAAGCGCAAAAGTAAGCAAAACGCTTTTGCCCCACCACTCGGTGCCTCGCTAAGGCTCGGCA carries:
- a CDS encoding DUF6124 family protein yields the protein MHKVTPNPPEPETDPKKLQEASDRALDYYLNPKQAKSENKPSPGQLFTIVDGIDTESLLANLSETLASADAMINDLAFDLKGSRRHVAFGIQQLIELSRLLANRMLDSVNPQH